A window of the Ferviditalea candida genome harbors these coding sequences:
- a CDS encoding precorrin-8X methylmutase: MDFKTDFKPLTTQPQEIEDKSFQIITDELGPHPFTEEQYPVVQRVIHASADFELGRSLVFHPKAIEAGIASIRSGEKIVADVQMVQVGISKDRIRKYGGGVHVYISDPDVVEEAKRLNTTRAIISMRKAAREAEGGIYAIGNAPTALLELIRMVKEGLAKPSLIIGMPVGFVSAAESKDELRRLDVPFITNIGRKGGSTIVVAAVNALSLLADKRN, translated from the coding sequence ATGGATTTTAAAACGGACTTTAAACCGCTCACCACTCAGCCTCAGGAAATCGAGGACAAAAGCTTTCAAATCATTACCGATGAGTTGGGCCCGCATCCTTTTACGGAGGAACAGTACCCGGTGGTGCAAAGGGTTATCCACGCGTCGGCGGATTTCGAGCTCGGCCGCAGCCTTGTCTTTCATCCGAAAGCGATTGAAGCAGGCATTGCTTCTATCCGCAGCGGCGAGAAGATTGTGGCGGATGTGCAAATGGTGCAGGTGGGCATCAGCAAGGATCGGATACGAAAATATGGCGGCGGCGTGCATGTCTACATCTCCGATCCGGATGTGGTCGAAGAAGCAAAACGTCTGAATACGACCCGGGCTATCATTTCGATGCGCAAGGCGGCTCGCGAAGCCGAAGGGGGCATCTATGCGATCGGCAATGCGCCGACTGCGCTGCTTGAGCTCATCCGGATGGTAAAGGAGGGACTCGCCAAACCGAGTCTCATCATCGGGATGCCTGTCGGTTTTGTGTCGGCGGCAGAATCCAAGGATGAGCTGCGCAGGCTCGATGTGCCGTTCATCACGAATATCGGGCGCAAGGGTGGCAGCACCATCGTGGTAGCCGCGGTCAATGCACTGTCTCTGCTTGCGGACAAACGCAACTAA
- the cobK gene encoding precorrin-6A reductase, with product MIFMLCGTSDARDLAISIKACGFETLCSVVSDSAAKSLQDEGLPVRVGRLTEGEMKALLQNGGFRAVVDASHPFAEEAHRNAMQAARGTGIPYIRFERASVIYGNHSRLTVVSGYEEAALEAKRRKGSVMLTTGSKTLHIFAKHLIGDADIRLVARMLPRRDNMEKCEELGIEQKNIIAMQGPFTREMNEALYRQYGTTVMVSKESGKTGAVDEKVETALNMGIDVILISRPEIEFGTVFSAYEDILKELGKILVQ from the coding sequence ATAATTTTCATGCTCTGCGGAACCAGCGATGCCAGAGATCTGGCCATCAGCATAAAGGCTTGCGGTTTCGAAACGCTTTGCTCGGTAGTTTCCGACAGCGCGGCCAAAAGCTTGCAGGACGAAGGACTGCCTGTTCGCGTCGGACGTTTGACTGAGGGAGAGATGAAAGCGTTGCTGCAGAACGGTGGATTTCGGGCGGTTGTCGACGCCAGTCACCCGTTCGCCGAAGAAGCGCACAGGAATGCGATGCAAGCGGCCCGAGGGACCGGGATTCCCTACATCCGATTTGAACGCGCTTCTGTGATCTATGGGAATCACTCCCGTCTAACGGTTGTGTCCGGTTATGAGGAAGCGGCATTGGAGGCGAAACGGCGCAAAGGCTCCGTGATGCTGACGACAGGAAGCAAAACGCTGCACATTTTCGCCAAGCATTTGATCGGCGATGCGGATATCCGGCTTGTTGCGCGGATGCTGCCTCGGCGCGACAACATGGAAAAGTGCGAGGAGCTCGGCATCGAGCAAAAAAATATTATCGCCATGCAGGGCCCGTTTACACGCGAGATGAACGAAGCGCTTTACCGCCAGTACGGGACAACGGTCATGGTTTCAAAAGAAAGCGGCAAGACAGGGGCCGTCGACGAAAAGGTTGAAACGGCGCTGAACATGGGCATTGATGTGATATTGATCTCTCGTCCGGAAATCGAGTTCGGTACTGTTTTCAGCGCTTATGAGGATATTTTGAAAGAATTAGGAAAGATACTGGTTCAGTAG
- a CDS encoding cobalt-precorrin-5B (C(1))-methyltransferase translates to MSDWQEEQESKPMKHGFTTGACATAAAKGAVTMLISQQSVHEAEVWLPAGFAHTFELIECEFTRDMAQCATIKDAGDDPDATHKAKIVAAAFWKDGIGIELDGGVGVGRVTKPGLPVKVGEAAINPVPRRMVVKAVEAVLEEHEIRRGVKVVISVPDGEEIAKKTLNARLGIVGGISILGTRGIVVPFSTAAYKASVIQALQVAKASGCKHVVLTTGGSSEKYAMCMYPDLSEEAFIQMGDFVGFTLQHAKRLGMETISLVGMMGKFSKVAQGIMMVHSKSAPVDFAFLARAAGEAGASSHLQALIAEANTASHAADLAIEAGEPRFFDVLSKYVCQHALEHIGGGVKVETVLVSMKGETLGRSEIRA, encoded by the coding sequence GTGAGCGATTGGCAAGAGGAACAAGAGTCTAAACCGATGAAGCACGGATTTACGACCGGCGCCTGCGCGACAGCCGCCGCTAAAGGAGCGGTCACCATGCTGATCAGCCAACAGTCCGTTCACGAAGCGGAGGTTTGGCTGCCGGCCGGTTTTGCGCATACGTTCGAACTGATTGAATGCGAATTTACGCGGGATATGGCGCAATGCGCCACCATCAAGGATGCGGGCGATGACCCGGACGCGACCCACAAAGCGAAAATCGTTGCCGCCGCCTTCTGGAAGGACGGCATAGGGATTGAGCTCGACGGCGGTGTTGGTGTCGGGCGTGTGACAAAGCCGGGACTTCCCGTCAAGGTAGGCGAGGCGGCCATCAACCCGGTGCCGCGGCGCATGGTCGTGAAGGCGGTCGAAGCGGTGCTGGAAGAACACGAAATCCGGCGCGGCGTTAAAGTGGTTATCTCCGTACCGGATGGGGAGGAAATCGCCAAAAAGACGCTGAATGCCCGACTCGGCATTGTCGGCGGCATTTCCATCCTCGGTACGCGCGGCATCGTCGTACCGTTCTCCACCGCAGCCTACAAGGCCAGCGTCATTCAGGCGCTGCAAGTGGCGAAAGCGTCCGGTTGCAAGCACGTGGTGCTGACGACGGGAGGCAGCAGCGAAAAGTATGCGATGTGCATGTATCCTGACCTGAGCGAAGAGGCGTTCATTCAAATGGGCGATTTCGTCGGCTTTACCCTGCAGCACGCCAAGCGTCTTGGCATGGAGACGATCAGCCTGGTCGGGATGATGGGAAAGTTTTCAAAAGTTGCGCAGGGCATCATGATGGTTCATTCCAAAAGCGCTCCGGTTGATTTTGCGTTTTTGGCCCGGGCAGCCGGTGAAGCGGGTGCTTCTTCGCATTTGCAAGCGTTGATCGCCGAGGCGAATACGGCGTCTCATGCGGCCGATTTGGCGATTGAAGCGGGCGAGCCGAGGTTTTTCGATGTATTGAGCAAATACGTTTGTCAACACGCTTTGGAGCATATCGGCGGTGGAGTGAAGGTGGAAACGGTGCTCGTTTCGATGAAAGGTGAAACATTGGGGAGGTCGGAAATCCGTGCATAA
- the cobM gene encoding precorrin-4 C(11)-methyltransferase yields the protein MQLEPKVYIIGAGPGDPDLITVKGLNILRNADVVLYTDSLVSEELVQRAADHAEVLQSSGMDLEQMAELMVNAVRAGKSVARVHTGDPSVYGAILEQMVLLKSQNVEYEIVPGVSSVFAAAAVLGAELTVPDLTQTVILTRAEGRTPVPDREQLRDLASHHCTVALYLSATLAKKVVKEFLEAGWSEDAPVAVVQRATWPDQKIVRTTLRNLDDDLREAGIRMHAMILVGWALDPSLVDRDEHRSKLYDKTFTHGYRKGVASHE from the coding sequence ATGCAGCTTGAGCCGAAAGTGTATATCATTGGCGCCGGCCCGGGCGACCCTGATCTCATCACGGTCAAAGGCTTGAACATATTGCGAAATGCAGACGTCGTGCTGTATACCGACTCGCTCGTGAGCGAGGAGCTTGTCCAACGTGCCGCGGATCATGCGGAAGTGTTGCAAAGCTCCGGCATGGATCTGGAGCAAATGGCCGAACTGATGGTTAACGCCGTTCGCGCAGGGAAATCGGTCGCACGCGTGCATACGGGCGATCCGTCCGTGTATGGCGCTATTTTGGAGCAAATGGTGCTGCTGAAGTCGCAAAACGTCGAATACGAGATCGTGCCCGGCGTCAGCTCTGTTTTCGCTGCGGCGGCGGTGCTCGGGGCGGAATTGACTGTGCCGGATCTCACGCAAACGGTCATCTTGACGCGTGCGGAAGGACGCACACCGGTGCCTGACCGTGAACAATTGCGCGATTTGGCATCCCACCACTGCACGGTGGCCCTCTATCTTAGCGCAACGTTGGCTAAGAAGGTGGTCAAAGAATTTCTCGAAGCCGGTTGGTCGGAAGATGCCCCGGTTGCCGTCGTACAAAGAGCGACCTGGCCGGATCAAAAAATCGTGCGAACGACCCTTCGAAATTTGGATGATGACCTTAGAGAAGCGGGTATCCGAATGCACGCGATGATTTTGGTCGGTTGGGCGCTCGATCCGTCGCTTGTCGATCGGGACGAACACCGTTCCAAGCTGTACGATAAGACGTTTACCCATGGTTACCGCAAGGGAGTGGCTTCTCATGAGTAA
- a CDS encoding cob(I)yrinic acid a,c-diamide adenosyltransferase — translation MERAKPTTNRKGYTLVYTGDGKGKTTAAIGLAVRAAGRGCKVLVLQFIKSSQRTYGEQISLRKIGVEMRQLGAGFTWTKTPEEHREALRTAWETAKEETMHGPWDVVILDEINNALAIERFPVADILPVAEVVELIERRPKHLHLVLTGRNARPEIIEKADLVSEIQAVKHYYNEGVPAVLGLEY, via the coding sequence ATGGAGCGCGCTAAACCAACGACGAACCGGAAAGGGTACACGCTCGTTTACACGGGAGACGGCAAAGGAAAAACGACCGCCGCCATCGGCCTTGCCGTTCGCGCCGCCGGACGGGGCTGCAAAGTGCTCGTGCTGCAGTTTATCAAATCTTCACAGCGAACTTATGGAGAGCAGATCTCCCTGCGCAAAATCGGTGTCGAGATGCGCCAGCTCGGCGCCGGCTTCACTTGGACCAAAACTCCGGAGGAGCATCGCGAAGCTTTGCGAACAGCATGGGAGACAGCCAAGGAGGAAACGATGCATGGGCCTTGGGACGTCGTGATTCTCGATGAAATCAACAATGCGTTGGCGATTGAACGATTTCCGGTAGCCGATATTCTTCCGGTGGCCGAAGTTGTGGAACTGATCGAGCGCCGGCCCAAACACCTGCATCTTGTATTGACCGGCCGGAACGCAAGGCCGGAAATTATCGAGAAGGCCGATCTTGTGTCTGAAATTCAGGCTGTCAAGCATTACTATAATGAAGGAGTTCCGGCTGTACTCGGACTTGAATATTGA
- a CDS encoding cobalt-precorrin 5A hydrolase — MSKPFAVVAITKHGVEMARRLAEQLAGTDLFYMSKFVRGDETEKGFQLFEGSVKLILPDLFKRYNGIILFISLGAVVRMIAPILEDKKKDPAVVVIDDRGEHAISVLSGHLGGANELTREVANILGARPVITTASDVQQTIPVDLFGRSFGWEIESFDKATPVSASVVNEERIAVVQEVGETAWWPYDKPLPEHIRVYPDVQQAMKTEFDAALVVTDRLLLPEEETALLRNGVLYRPKTLVLGIGCNRGTPADEIERVIVDTLAELKLSVKSVRNIATIDLKKDEQGILDVCSKYKWNLETYTPEQLNAIPLRNPSKTVFKYTGAYGVSEPAARLSSMADDWLLEKKKSGNVTISIARVPKKLHREAKV; from the coding sequence ATGAGTAAGCCGTTTGCCGTGGTGGCGATCACCAAGCATGGAGTGGAAATGGCCCGCCGGCTGGCAGAACAACTTGCGGGAACCGACCTGTTTTACATGAGCAAATTTGTCCGCGGAGACGAAACCGAAAAGGGCTTTCAGCTGTTCGAGGGCTCGGTAAAGCTGATTTTGCCTGATTTGTTCAAACGCTATAACGGAATCATTCTGTTTATTTCGCTCGGTGCTGTCGTTCGCATGATCGCCCCGATTCTGGAGGATAAGAAAAAAGACCCGGCCGTGGTAGTCATTGATGACCGCGGAGAGCATGCCATCAGCGTGCTGTCGGGTCATCTGGGCGGGGCAAACGAGCTCACCCGGGAAGTTGCGAACATACTTGGCGCGCGTCCCGTCATTACCACAGCTTCGGATGTGCAACAAACGATTCCGGTTGATCTGTTCGGACGCAGCTTCGGTTGGGAGATCGAAAGCTTCGACAAAGCGACCCCTGTCAGCGCATCCGTCGTCAACGAAGAGCGCATCGCAGTCGTGCAGGAGGTGGGGGAGACCGCTTGGTGGCCATACGATAAGCCGCTGCCGGAGCATATCCGGGTTTATCCGGATGTACAGCAAGCAATGAAGACCGAATTCGATGCGGCGCTCGTTGTAACGGACCGCCTGCTTCTACCCGAAGAAGAAACTGCTCTGCTTCGCAACGGGGTGCTGTACCGGCCGAAAACGCTTGTGTTGGGCATTGGATGCAATCGCGGTACGCCGGCTGATGAAATTGAGCGCGTGATTGTGGATACCTTGGCTGAATTGAAATTGTCCGTTAAAAGTGTGCGAAACATCGCCACCATTGACTTGAAAAAGGATGAACAGGGGATTTTGGACGTATGCAGCAAATACAAATGGAACTTGGAAACCTATACGCCCGAACAGCTAAACGCGATTCCGCTGCGCAATCCGTCGAAAACGGTATTCAAATATACCGGCGCTTACGGAGTGAGCGAACCTGCCGCGCGATTATCGAGCATGGCCGATGATTGGCTGCTCGAGAAGAAAAAGAGCGGCAACGTCACCATTTCCATTGCCCGTGTCCCCAAAAAACTTCATAGGGAGGCAAAGGTATGA
- a CDS encoding cobyrinate a,c-diamide synthase — MNARRPRIVIAGTGSGAGKTTVTIGLMAALKRRGMNIQGFKCGPDYIDPSYHTAVTGRLSRNLDTWMLPFDTMKEIFLRGSEGADISIVEGVMGLNDGKDPLSDTGSTAEIAALLESPVLLVVNVQSMARSAAAVVLGFQKLNDGVRIGGVIVNKCGSAGHYHIVKAAIEQECGVPVMGWLGRSEDIQIPERHLGLMPAIERGELGPLFSSAADMIEHGIDLKAVLTLAHDAAPLAWPATRQFVRQEPHEETRPTIAVAKDAAFNFYYPENLELLELFGANLCTFSPLAGEKVPEDADGVYIGGGFPEEFAAELSAQKQVNEYLKAKIEAGLPVFAECGGYMYLTRSITDRSGVAHDMVGLIPAHVCMQTKLAALGYREVKAVRDNLLLAEGETMRGHEFHYSVLTAETDEYPHAYETKGLRGAGYDGYCDFAVTAGYTHVHFASNVNAVRRFIDRCAAYGRTRRGSNGAR; from the coding sequence ATGAACGCGCGCAGACCCCGTATCGTGATTGCAGGCACTGGCAGCGGCGCGGGCAAGACGACGGTGACGATCGGCTTGATGGCTGCGCTCAAACGCCGAGGAATGAACATCCAAGGATTTAAATGCGGCCCGGACTATATCGATCCGTCCTACCATACGGCGGTTACCGGCCGATTGTCCCGCAATTTGGACACGTGGATGCTGCCGTTTGATACGATGAAGGAAATCTTTTTGCGCGGATCGGAAGGAGCGGACATTTCCATCGTGGAGGGGGTTATGGGCCTCAATGACGGGAAAGATCCCTTGTCGGATACAGGATCGACGGCGGAAATTGCCGCTTTGCTGGAGAGCCCCGTGCTGCTTGTCGTGAACGTTCAAAGCATGGCGAGAAGCGCAGCGGCTGTGGTGCTTGGTTTTCAGAAATTGAACGACGGCGTGCGGATCGGCGGTGTTATCGTAAATAAATGCGGCAGCGCCGGACATTACCATATCGTCAAAGCCGCGATCGAACAAGAATGCGGTGTGCCCGTTATGGGCTGGCTGGGCCGCAGTGAAGATATTCAGATACCTGAACGCCATCTCGGTCTGATGCCCGCCATCGAACGCGGCGAGTTGGGTCCGCTGTTCAGCAGTGCCGCAGATATGATCGAACACGGCATTGATCTCAAGGCGGTGTTGACACTGGCCCACGACGCCGCACCGCTTGCGTGGCCCGCAACCCGCCAGTTCGTGCGGCAGGAGCCTCATGAAGAAACAAGGCCAACCATTGCTGTGGCTAAAGACGCCGCCTTTAACTTTTACTATCCGGAAAATCTTGAGTTGCTCGAATTGTTCGGCGCCAACCTATGCACGTTCAGCCCGCTTGCCGGAGAAAAGGTACCGGAGGATGCGGACGGCGTGTACATAGGCGGAGGATTTCCCGAAGAATTTGCCGCAGAACTATCTGCCCAGAAACAGGTAAACGAATATTTAAAAGCCAAGATTGAAGCGGGGCTGCCGGTATTTGCGGAATGCGGCGGATACATGTATTTGACCCGCTCCATTACGGACCGTTCCGGCGTCGCTCACGATATGGTCGGATTGATTCCGGCGCATGTCTGCATGCAGACGAAGCTGGCTGCGCTCGGATACCGTGAGGTAAAAGCGGTGCGGGACAATCTGCTGCTTGCCGAAGGGGAGACGATGAGAGGACATGAATTCCACTATTCCGTCCTGACCGCAGAAACCGATGAGTACCCGCATGCCTATGAGACCAAGGGATTGCGGGGAGCCGGTTACGACGGTTACTGCGATTTTGCGGTTACGGCGGGGTACACGCACGTTCATTTCGCCTCGAACGTAAACGCGGTGCGCCGGTTTATCGACCGGTGTGCGGCTTATGGTCGAACAAGGAGGGGAAGCAATGGAGCGCGCTAA
- the cbiE gene encoding precorrin-6y C5,15-methyltransferase (decarboxylating) subunit CbiE, producing the protein MHNRIHIIGIGDDGPPGLNERSLNLVREAEILVGGERHLAMFPEHPAERMVLKGGLVRTVDELARLRESRRIVVLASGDPLFYGIAGFIAKKMGSQAVNIHPHLSSLQLVFAKLGDTWHDAELESVHGRSIRGLAQRIDGKRKIALLTDDETNPNVIARYLLEFGMDEYEAFVAENLGGKDERYGFWTLEDMASGTFSPLNIVILRRRADAPSPRHGFGFEDEEFYQRKPDKGLITKKEVRVLSLSELKLKPDSVVWDIGAGSGSVAVECAKLAPYGQVFAIEKNEADMGNIEQNRRKFRADITAIRAKAPEGLQDIPDPDAVFIGGSGGELRELIRICCSRLKEDGRIVINAATIETLAESKAALLGEGFAARISLVQIGRSKPILDMTRFEGLNPVYIITGFRQTKTENGEEGE; encoded by the coding sequence GTGCATAACCGAATACACATTATCGGTATTGGCGACGACGGTCCGCCGGGGCTGAACGAGAGGAGCCTCAACTTGGTGCGTGAAGCGGAAATCCTTGTCGGCGGGGAACGGCATCTGGCGATGTTTCCCGAACATCCGGCGGAGCGAATGGTGTTGAAGGGGGGACTTGTCCGAACTGTAGACGAGTTGGCCCGGCTTCGCGAGAGCCGCCGCATCGTTGTGCTGGCGTCCGGCGATCCGCTGTTTTACGGCATTGCCGGTTTTATCGCAAAAAAAATGGGCTCGCAGGCGGTGAACATCCATCCGCATTTAAGCTCGCTGCAGCTGGTGTTTGCCAAGTTGGGCGATACCTGGCACGATGCCGAGCTTGAAAGTGTGCACGGGCGATCCATCCGCGGGTTGGCGCAGCGGATTGACGGAAAAAGGAAGATCGCCCTCTTGACGGACGATGAAACCAATCCTAACGTCATTGCCCGTTACTTGCTGGAGTTTGGCATGGATGAATATGAGGCCTTTGTCGCCGAAAACCTTGGCGGCAAAGACGAGCGGTACGGGTTCTGGACCCTTGAGGACATGGCGTCCGGTACTTTTTCACCGCTTAACATCGTCATTCTGCGGCGCAGGGCCGATGCCCCCAGTCCGCGCCACGGCTTCGGCTTCGAGGATGAGGAGTTTTATCAGAGGAAGCCGGACAAAGGGCTCATCACGAAAAAGGAAGTGCGCGTACTCAGCCTGTCGGAATTGAAGTTAAAGCCGGACAGCGTGGTTTGGGATATTGGCGCGGGTTCCGGTTCGGTTGCCGTGGAGTGTGCCAAATTGGCTCCGTACGGGCAAGTGTTCGCCATCGAAAAAAATGAAGCCGATATGGGCAACATTGAGCAAAACCGCCGCAAGTTTCGCGCCGACATCACGGCGATCCGGGCAAAGGCGCCCGAAGGGCTGCAGGATATCCCCGATCCGGATGCGGTGTTTATTGGGGGGAGCGGCGGAGAACTGCGCGAGCTGATTCGAATTTGCTGTTCGCGTCTCAAGGAGGACGGCCGGATTGTCATCAATGCTGCAACGATCGAAACGCTGGCGGAAAGCAAGGCGGCTTTGCTCGGGGAAGGATTCGCGGCACGGATTTCGCTCGTTCAGATCGGGCGCAGCAAACCGATTTTAGATATGACCCGTTTCGAAGGGTTGAATCCCGTCTATATCATCACCGGGTTCCGCCAGACGAAAACGGAAAATGGAGAGGAGGGAGAATAG
- the cobI gene encoding precorrin-2 C(20)-methyltransferase, translating into MTSTAITLGTLYGVGVGPGDPELITVKAFRMLKECPVIAYPKKRMGAKSYALEIVELYVDTSGKEMLGLVFPMTKDRATLDQEWSKTVDACWRHLQAGKDIAFVTEGDPNLYSTFIHMARLMQEVHPEVPVRSVPGISSVLGAAARLDLPLADGDEQVAIVPANGDRQAMKLAIEAHDAIVFIKVAKVLDMMIEILEELNLTEKASVVTKVTSPQELIWRDVRELKGQELEYLTLMVVRK; encoded by the coding sequence ATGACGTCTACAGCGATAACATTGGGAACGCTGTACGGAGTAGGTGTCGGACCAGGCGATCCGGAGCTTATTACTGTCAAAGCGTTTCGCATGCTCAAGGAATGTCCGGTCATTGCATACCCGAAGAAACGGATGGGCGCCAAATCGTATGCGCTGGAAATTGTTGAGCTCTATGTGGACACGTCCGGCAAAGAGATGCTTGGCCTCGTGTTTCCGATGACGAAGGATCGAGCGACCTTGGACCAGGAATGGTCCAAAACGGTGGATGCTTGCTGGCGGCATCTGCAGGCGGGCAAGGATATCGCTTTTGTCACGGAGGGAGACCCGAACCTTTACAGCACGTTTATTCACATGGCGCGTCTTATGCAAGAGGTGCATCCCGAAGTGCCTGTCCGCTCGGTTCCCGGCATTTCATCAGTGCTTGGCGCCGCCGCGCGTCTGGACCTCCCTTTAGCGGACGGGGACGAGCAGGTGGCGATTGTGCCGGCCAACGGAGATCGGCAGGCGATGAAACTGGCGATCGAGGCGCATGACGCTATCGTATTCATCAAAGTGGCGAAGGTGCTCGATATGATGATTGAAATTTTGGAGGAACTGAATTTGACGGAAAAAGCGTCCGTTGTCACGAAAGTGACTTCGCCCCAGGAATTGATTTGGCGTGATGTTCGTGAATTGAAGGGGCAAGAGCTTGAATATTTGACTCTGATGGTGGTGAGAAAATAA
- a CDS encoding sirohydrochlorin chelatase: MEVILLVGHGSRDPEGNLELLEFAELVRRTAPQFVIETSFLEFAEPTIEQGIDRCVELGATRVVLVPIILFAAGHAKLHIPAAVDQARLQYPHVHFVYGRPIGIHQKVMDILKSRLAEAGFSTSLVEGARQPDTAVLLLGRGSSDGDANSDFYKMSRLFWEQVPVKWVESCFIGVTEPSFEEGLERCMRLGAKTIYVLPYFLFTGILIKRIERMTAEFASIHPDIQIVLGDYFGFHPQLVELLLDRVGEAVEGRAFMNCDMCQYRMEAAALHEHHHHHDHEHIHHHDHHHEHHHHHEHDRHHDHHHGHHGGRRSQ; the protein is encoded by the coding sequence ATGGAAGTGATCTTGTTGGTGGGTCACGGCAGCCGTGATCCGGAGGGTAATCTGGAGTTGCTGGAATTTGCCGAATTGGTGCGACGGACGGCGCCTCAGTTTGTGATAGAGACGTCCTTTTTGGAATTTGCCGAACCGACTATCGAGCAGGGAATTGACCGTTGTGTGGAGCTAGGGGCGACTAGAGTCGTGCTTGTTCCTATTATTTTGTTTGCTGCCGGTCATGCAAAGCTGCACATTCCCGCCGCCGTTGATCAGGCTAGACTCCAGTATCCGCACGTACATTTCGTTTATGGGCGGCCGATCGGCATTCATCAGAAGGTGATGGACATTCTGAAAAGCCGCCTTGCTGAAGCTGGATTTTCCACTTCGCTTGTAGAAGGAGCGCGTCAACCGGATACGGCGGTTTTGCTGCTGGGACGGGGAAGCAGCGACGGGGATGCGAACAGCGATTTTTATAAAATGTCCCGTTTGTTTTGGGAGCAAGTGCCTGTCAAATGGGTCGAAAGCTGCTTTATCGGCGTTACCGAGCCCTCCTTTGAGGAAGGGCTAGAACGGTGTATGCGGCTTGGGGCGAAAACCATCTATGTGCTCCCTTATTTTTTGTTTACCGGTATATTGATCAAACGAATTGAGCGGATGACGGCTGAATTTGCCTCGATTCACCCGGATATACAGATTGTCTTGGGAGACTATTTCGGTTTCCATCCGCAGCTTGTCGAGCTTCTGCTCGATCGTGTCGGCGAAGCGGTTGAAGGACGGGCTTTTATGAATTGCGACATGTGCCAGTATCGGATGGAAGCAGCAGCGCTCCATGAGCATCACCACCATCACGATCACGAACACATTCACCATCATGATCATCACCATGAACATCACCATCATCACGAACACGACCGTCATCATGACCACCATCACGGACATCATGGAGGGAGGAGAAGCCAATAA